Proteins encoded by one window of Acetivibrio thermocellus ATCC 27405:
- a CDS encoding CpaF family protein, whose translation MLSRSTVSELQKKAKYIHRTNTSGSKLTSMTFEECLKQCQQYISNVATNYYRRIEDPAKKREMTERYIIDYVETQKPEVEGFEELSALRNALIDEITQYGPITDAMEDPLIDEIRANGPQQIFVEKKGRTEIWDKCFTDREHMERIIAKLIGVSKVRLTPRTPMVNARTIEGYRVNATHADISPYGNPAFVVRKFKKYTLTPEEMIKEKSFSVNMYKLLSLIPKANLSWMTAGPTGSGKTTLNEVLIKHIDPLCRIITIENPAEYRLLRYKNDDPNERVINDVLQYECVPDDDDSSPATMENLLINAMRQSPHWIGPGELRSPGEFETALRAAQTGHYFFTTLHAEGDQEAIYRFLTAYLIKSKEPAELALRNICTAVKFVIFQEKLADGTRKVTSISEVRGSEGLKPIINQIYKFIPEDVDEDPVTGQIRAIVGKHKRVGRISDELVDRMMKAGIKKSKFEFLTRPVDPDEEEVYDIDAL comes from the coding sequence ATGTTATCGAGAAGTACTGTAAGTGAACTTCAAAAGAAAGCAAAGTATATACATAGAACCAATACTTCAGGAAGCAAGCTCACATCCATGACTTTTGAAGAATGTCTAAAGCAGTGTCAGCAGTATATAAGCAATGTGGCGACAAATTATTACAGAAGAATTGAAGACCCGGCCAAAAAGAGGGAAATGACGGAAAGGTATATAATTGACTATGTTGAAACACAGAAGCCTGAAGTGGAAGGATTTGAGGAACTTTCGGCCTTAAGAAATGCCCTTATTGATGAGATTACCCAATACGGTCCGATAACAGATGCGATGGAAGACCCTCTAATAGACGAAATCAGAGCCAATGGTCCGCAGCAGATATTTGTAGAGAAAAAGGGTAGAACCGAGATTTGGGACAAATGCTTTACCGACAGGGAGCATATGGAAAGAATAATTGCAAAGCTTATTGGAGTATCCAAGGTGAGGCTTACCCCAAGAACGCCAATGGTAAATGCCCGTACCATAGAAGGCTACAGGGTCAATGCCACCCATGCGGATATTTCACCTTACGGCAATCCGGCGTTTGTGGTAAGAAAGTTTAAAAAGTACACTCTGACTCCGGAAGAGATGATAAAGGAAAAATCATTTTCAGTTAATATGTACAAGCTTCTTTCGCTTATACCCAAGGCCAATCTTTCCTGGATGACGGCCGGGCCTACCGGCAGCGGAAAGACCACTTTGAATGAAGTTTTGATAAAGCATATTGATCCGCTGTGTCGTATTATAACAATTGAAAACCCTGCAGAGTACAGGCTGCTAAGGTACAAAAACGATGACCCCAATGAAAGGGTTATAAATGACGTGCTTCAGTATGAGTGTGTTCCTGATGATGACGACAGCAGTCCGGCAACAATGGAAAATTTGTTGATAAATGCCATGAGACAGTCTCCTCACTGGATAGGTCCCGGTGAGCTTCGTTCTCCGGGAGAGTTTGAGACTGCCCTGCGCGCTGCGCAAACCGGTCACTATTTCTTTACAACCCTGCATGCGGAAGGAGACCAGGAAGCAATTTACAGGTTCCTTACTGCTTACCTTATAAAATCAAAAGAACCTGCGGAACTGGCCCTGAGAAATATATGTACCGCCGTTAAATTTGTCATATTCCAGGAAAAGCTGGCCGACGGAACCCGTAAAGTTACATCAATTTCTGAAGTCAGAGGTTCTGAAGGCTTAAAGCCTATTATTAACCAGATATACAAATTTATTCCTGAGGATGTTGATGAGGATCCTGTTACAGGGCAAATCAGAGCAATAGTAGGCAAGCACAAGAGAGTAGGCCGTATATCGGATGAGCTTGTTGACAGAATGATGAAAGCAGGAATAAAAAAGAGTAAGTTTGAATTCCTCACGCGTCCGGTTGACCCCGATGAAGAGGAGGTTTACGATATAGATGCTCTTTAA
- a CDS encoding MinD/ParA family ATP-binding protein, with product MDNRERSEGLELKSLLEKLSPRDKIYNEMETNKIIDNVIGFIPASDCADSSILLVNLAVAIAQKGFNTCILDAKVFYPNIYKLLDCEANAAGKGLIRICRSDKVDIRDVINETKYKNLYLLSPSPSDPMEDYFDFQLDDVDRVITTLKETFDFVLIDIPNNPPLEFCISSVKNCNVGFFIWSERIDCPQNTSRFLEFVGSLGIGVSKLMNVILNNLYGVKFDKTIIEDMKLKLIAEFPFVSGAIDLSLEGRVYIADSLIINKKYKESMNSLVNILTKK from the coding sequence GTGGATAACAGAGAGCGAAGCGAAGGATTAGAGCTAAAGTCCCTTCTTGAGAAGTTGTCCCCGAGAGATAAGATATATAACGAAATGGAGACAAATAAAATTATTGATAATGTTATAGGGTTTATTCCCGCCTCGGATTGTGCGGATTCTTCCATTTTGCTTGTGAATCTGGCGGTGGCAATTGCTCAAAAAGGGTTTAATACTTGTATTTTGGATGCCAAGGTTTTTTACCCGAACATATACAAGCTGCTTGATTGCGAAGCAAATGCGGCGGGAAAGGGTCTTATAAGGATTTGCAGAAGTGATAAGGTTGACATAAGAGATGTGATAAATGAGACCAAATACAAGAATTTATATCTATTGTCTCCAAGTCCCTCTGATCCTATGGAGGACTATTTTGATTTTCAATTGGATGATGTCGACAGGGTTATAACCACCCTAAAGGAGACTTTTGATTTTGTGCTTATAGATATTCCGAATAATCCGCCGTTGGAGTTTTGCATTTCGTCCGTCAAGAATTGCAACGTGGGATTTTTTATATGGAGTGAACGTATTGACTGCCCTCAAAATACCAGCAGATTTTTGGAGTTTGTGGGATCATTGGGAATTGGTGTATCGAAGCTTATGAATGTGATTTTAAATAATTTATACGGTGTCAAATTTGACAAAACAATAATAGAAGATATGAAATTGAAGCTTATTGCCGAATTTCCGTTTGTGTCAGGCGCCATTGATCTTTCGCTTGAAGGAAGGGTGTATATCGCTGACAGCCTGATAATCAACAAAAAGTACAAGGAATCGATGAATTCGTTGGTTAATATATTGACGAAAAAGTAA
- a CDS encoding DUF5050 domain-containing protein, protein MLVSSDDYIKKYEPLWGAWFVESFIGEGSYGKVYKIYKEEWGFKYQSALKFISIPTQEQHREALATIGNDKNSLEQYFESAVKNIVNEIHMMYTLRGNTNIVSYEDHLVQKSSNRFGWDILIRMEYLTTLNKYILKNGLTRVGVVNLALDICSALEICEQKRIIHRDIKDENIFVTSDGKFKLGDFGIAKELTRLSLASSIRGTPLYMAPEVYRGKPYDSRSDLYSLGIVMYKLLNHGRFPFMPPYPQELKYKDSETALDKRLSGEAITPPMLAGEKLSQFILKICAYNPDERYASATEAKKALYEILSEMSSEERSYWVVPPAAADEAEKADDTEKVIDTVILPQSDIANQNEKNTDDECMDTVLLEVPKPPQAPKKTLDRTVSIFGSLLRREMVYNLTGNHSGNILNGGLVCTQGSWLYFSNAGCDFNIYKVKLDGSDLQRINNDESWFLNVCGNWIYYTDPNNDDNIFRIDLEGNGKTRLNTDRSWDITVCGEWIYYINESDGYKLYKIKTDGTERTKLNNDFTQSLFLKDDWLYYSNKSDGGKIYKINTLGKGRTRIVNDEASYINVYGDYIFYCNKSDGFKLYRASIDGRSKNKLNDDISYNINVSNGWIYYCNKSDGGSIYRIRTEGTDKTKLNNENSEFINLANEHIYYCSKLNSGKLYSISLGGSNRTKISMDKNHNEDDDEGWFYL, encoded by the coding sequence ATGCTCGTTTCTTCTGATGACTATATAAAAAAATACGAACCTTTGTGGGGAGCATGGTTTGTAGAATCCTTTATCGGCGAAGGAAGCTATGGTAAAGTGTATAAGATTTATAAAGAAGAGTGGGGCTTTAAATACCAGTCTGCTTTAAAATTCATAAGCATTCCCACTCAGGAACAGCACCGCGAAGCTCTTGCTACCATCGGTAACGATAAAAATTCTCTGGAACAATATTTTGAAAGCGCTGTTAAAAATATAGTCAACGAAATACATATGATGTACACCTTGCGCGGAAACACAAATATAGTAAGCTACGAAGACCACCTGGTGCAAAAAAGCAGTAATCGTTTTGGCTGGGACATACTCATACGGATGGAGTATCTTACAACACTTAATAAATACATATTGAAAAACGGCCTTACCCGGGTAGGGGTAGTAAACCTTGCTTTGGATATTTGTTCTGCTTTGGAAATCTGTGAGCAAAAAAGAATAATTCACAGAGATATAAAGGATGAAAATATATTTGTCACATCAGACGGCAAATTCAAGCTCGGTGATTTCGGTATTGCAAAAGAGCTGACCCGGCTCTCGCTGGCTTCCTCCATACGGGGCACTCCCCTCTATATGGCACCGGAAGTCTACAGAGGAAAGCCCTATGATTCAAGATCCGACCTGTATTCCCTAGGTATTGTGATGTATAAACTTTTAAACCACGGAAGATTTCCGTTTATGCCTCCCTATCCCCAGGAGTTGAAATATAAAGACAGTGAAACAGCTTTGGACAAGAGGCTTTCCGGAGAGGCAATCACTCCCCCGATGCTTGCCGGAGAAAAGCTCTCGCAGTTTATATTGAAAATATGTGCTTACAATCCAGACGAAAGATATGCTTCAGCCACAGAGGCAAAAAAGGCGCTTTATGAGATTTTGTCGGAAATGAGCAGTGAAGAACGTTCATACTGGGTCGTTCCGCCGGCCGCTGCCGATGAGGCTGAAAAAGCTGACGATACTGAAAAAGTGATTGATACTGTAATTCTGCCGCAGTCTGACATTGCAAACCAGAACGAAAAAAATACAGATGATGAGTGTATGGATACCGTGCTGCTGGAAGTTCCAAAACCGCCACAAGCGCCGAAAAAAACACTGGACAGGACAGTCAGCATATTCGGAAGTTTGTTAAGAAGAGAAATGGTTTATAATCTTACGGGAAACCATTCCGGCAACATATTAAACGGCGGACTGGTGTGCACGCAGGGTTCCTGGCTTTATTTCTCCAATGCCGGCTGTGACTTTAATATTTACAAAGTGAAACTTGATGGAAGCGACCTTCAAAGGATAAACAATGACGAATCGTGGTTTCTTAATGTCTGCGGAAACTGGATTTATTACACCGACCCGAATAATGATGACAATATATTCAGAATTGATTTGGAAGGAAACGGTAAGACCAGACTCAACACTGACCGTTCCTGGGACATAACAGTTTGCGGAGAGTGGATTTACTATATAAACGAAAGTGACGGATACAAACTTTACAAAATAAAAACCGACGGTACCGAAAGGACCAAGCTGAATAATGATTTCACCCAGAGTCTCTTTTTGAAGGATGATTGGCTGTACTACAGCAACAAAAGCGACGGAGGAAAAATATACAAAATAAATACTCTCGGTAAAGGAAGAACAAGAATCGTAAACGATGAAGCCAGTTACATCAATGTTTACGGTGATTATATTTTCTACTGCAATAAAAGTGACGGATTCAAGCTGTACAGAGCAAGTATTGACGGTCGTTCCAAAAACAAGCTGAATGATGATATATCCTACAATATAAACGTGTCAAACGGCTGGATATACTACTGCAACAAAAGCGACGGCGGCAGTATCTACAGAATCAGGACAGAAGGCACTGATAAAACAAAACTCAATAATGAAAATTCCGAATTTATAAATTTGGCCAACGAACACATATACTATTGCAGCAAACTTAACAGCGGGAAGCTTTACAGCATATCTTTAGGCGGAAGCAACCGGACAAAAATAAGCATGGATAAAAACCATAATGAAGATGATGATGAGGGCTGGTTTTACCTTTAA
- a CDS encoding SAF domain-containing protein yields MDINSIKSIKPGNQLPKKLLAIFVSVAVIIGSFIYLNSVNDSAKDTVDIVVVKASGGIPANTLITKDNIGKYSIIRKEFNDDMITYDKVDSILNKYSLYYLRNGAPIYYDQLTDEKPRDTEWLYDLEENYEVLTIKYDYLECGGSILRPGDLVRVRVTYTEEIPSSDGMMYGGSKKVKKTEILFDSIRVKDLINSSGRSIYEVLKEVFKLSEKDRREVMKSRDFMQSIKAESLLLAATEEQVNKFAKFKSQQDAVFTFTILSRNGNDEVFDQLPVVEKEVESWITESEAKD; encoded by the coding sequence ATGGATATTAACAGCATAAAAAGTATAAAGCCCGGCAATCAACTTCCTAAAAAATTGTTGGCGATATTTGTAAGCGTGGCGGTTATTATTGGTTCATTTATTTATTTAAACAGCGTAAATGATTCTGCAAAGGATACTGTTGATATTGTTGTTGTCAAGGCTTCCGGAGGTATACCTGCCAACACTCTCATTACAAAAGATAATATTGGGAAATATTCTATTATCAGAAAAGAATTTAATGATGACATGATTACTTATGATAAAGTGGACAGCATTCTTAACAAATACAGCCTGTATTATTTAAGAAACGGGGCTCCTATCTATTATGATCAGCTTACGGACGAAAAACCGCGTGATACTGAATGGCTGTATGATTTGGAAGAGAATTATGAAGTTCTTACCATAAAGTATGATTATCTTGAATGCGGTGGAAGCATACTGCGGCCGGGAGATCTGGTAAGAGTCAGGGTTACATATACAGAAGAGATTCCGTCGTCGGACGGTATGATGTACGGCGGTTCGAAAAAAGTAAAGAAAACTGAGATATTGTTTGACAGTATTCGCGTAAAGGATCTTATCAACTCTTCGGGACGCTCCATATATGAAGTTTTGAAAGAGGTTTTCAAGCTAAGTGAAAAAGACAGACGGGAAGTAATGAAAAGCCGTGATTTTATGCAGAGCATTAAGGCTGAATCATTGCTTCTGGCGGCTACAGAGGAGCAGGTAAACAAATTTGCAAAATTTAAGTCTCAACAGGATGCCGTATTTACTTTTACCATTCTGTCGAGAAATGGAAACGATGAAGTATTTGACCAGCTTCCTGTAGTTGAGAAGGAGGTAGAGTCGTGGATAACAGAGAGCGAAGCGAAGGATTAG